The Oxyura jamaicensis isolate SHBP4307 breed ruddy duck unplaced genomic scaffold, BPBGC_Ojam_1.0 oxyUn_random_OJ70917, whole genome shotgun sequence DNA segment GGGGCACCTCCTGGGGTACTTCTCAGGGACCCTCGGTGCAACCTGGGGAACCTGGAGCACCCCCTGGCCACCCTGGGGTACCTTTTAGGGGTGCTGGGGTACCTTCTGGAGACCCTGgggtgctgcctggggacacgggggcacttcctggggacatggggacacctcCTTGGGACCCTAGGGCACCTCCTGGCCACCCTGGGTACCTCCTGGGGACCCTGGGGTTCCTCCTGAATatcctggagcacctcctgggGACCCTGGGGTGCCTCCTGGGGACCATGGGTGCAGCCTGGGGACCCTCGGGTGCTTCTTGGGGACCCTGGGGCACCCCTGGGGACTCCGGGATGTCTTTTGGGGACTCTGAGGTGCCTCTTGGGAACCCTGGGGGCACCTCTTGGGGACCCTGGGTGCAGCCGGGGGACACCAGGGGGCCTCTTGGGGACCCTGGGGTGCCTCTTGGGGACATCCAGGTGCCACCCAGGTTCCCTGGGAACACCGGGgggctgtccccgtgtcccacCGAGAGGGACGAGGGTCCGcaaggggacacggggacactgAGCGCCATCGGGGTAGGGGtggtgggggtggtggtggagggggGGGTCCCCGCTTCCCCGCGCCAGGCTGGCACCCNNNNNNNNNNNNNNNNNNNNNNNNNNNNNNNNNNNNNNNNNNNNNNNNNNNNNNNNNNNNNNNNNNNNNNNNNNNNNNNNNNNNNNNNNNNNNNNNNNNNcccccccccccccataccccccctccccggcccgcCGCAGCGGAGGCCGGCGGCGGCTGCGTGCAGGACGGGCAGAGCTACAGCGACAAGGACGTGTGGAAGCCGGAGCCGTGCCGGATCTGCGTGTGCGACACGGGGACCGTGCTGTGCGACGAGATCATCTGCGAGGAGCTGCGGGACTGCCCCAGCCCCGAGATCCCCTTCGGAGAGTGCTGCCCCATCtgccccgccgagccccccgccgccaccgcccgTAATTTATTTATCCCCCCTTTCGCCcgataaataaattaattaccCGGCACGGCGCCGGCAGCCCTGGGGGAACGCGCGGCGGGGAAAAGGCAACTTGGTCCCGGCCCCTCCGAGCCGCCCCGGGGTGGAAAAATGCCCGatcggggaaaaaaaatgaccccTTTGGGGCTTTCGTTTGCCCCTTTTTAGCCCTTAATTGGCCCCTTTTTGGCCTTCATTTGCCCCTTTTTGGCcttcattttccccattttagcCCTTCATTTGCCCATTTTTGGCCTTCATTTGCCCCTTTTTAGCCTTTATTTGCCCCTTTTTAGCCCTTAATTGGCCCCTTTTTGGCCTTTATTTGCCCCTTTTTGGCCTTTATTTGCCCCATTTTAGCCCTTTATTTGCCCCTTTTGACCTTTATTTGCTCCTTTTGGGTCTTTTTCTTGCCCCTTTTGGGCCTTTTCCTTGCCCCTTCAGAGCCTTTTAGTCCCCCTTTTTTGGTCCTTTTTGCCCCCTTTTGCCTTGCTCTCCTCTTTtgcctttcctccccctttcatcatttttgccccctttcagcttttttttccccttttagcCCTTTCTTTGCTcccttttaccttttctttgcCCAATTTTTGCCCCTTTTGCCTTTTCATTGCCTACTTTGTGCCcccattttccctcttttctccccctttttccctcttttgccccctttttccctcttttttcccttttttgccCCCTTTTCACCTGTTTGCCCTTCTTCATCCCTCTTTGaccattttcattcttctttgcccctttttgcccttttttcctcctttttacctcttttttcttaatacacccttttttttcatttttgaccttttctcaccttttttGCACctgttttatcttatttttcccccattttatgcctttcttttccccttcctccccctttttGGCCCAGTTTTTggcatctcccccccccctccttttgGCCTTTTTTCGCcactttttgccatttttccaCTTGGGATTTTTGCTAAGTCTTTCCCTCTCCAAACGTGCCCCGAGGGGAGGTCGCGGCCCCTGACCCCGGGGCtgggatttgggattttttggcatttttttttcccttgtttaaTTTGGGTTTGGCcgcgggggtgggggggacgaAATGAAACGAAAATGACAATATCGTGGCTGCCCCAAATC contains these protein-coding regions:
- the LOC118159547 gene encoding collagen alpha-1(II) chain-like; translated protein: HTPPPRPAAAEAGGGCVQDGQSYSDKDVWKPEPCRICVCDTGTVLCDEIICEELRDCPSPEIPFGECCPICPAEPPAATAHLTPCFALQGQKGEPGDIKDVVGPRGPPGPQVGTRFSGRIAGIFVGGGVRK